In Deltaproteobacteria bacterium, the following are encoded in one genomic region:
- a CDS encoding (2Fe-2S) ferredoxin domain-containing protein: MRYTHHVFICAHERPPGTPKGDCASKGAFDLISLFKEALHEHGLSGSVRAQKAGCLDLCGQGPSVVVYPEGVFYARVKPEDVKTIVEEHLVGGKPVERLLAVL; encoded by the coding sequence ATGCGCTACACCCACCACGTCTTCATCTGCGCTCACGAGCGGCCCCCCGGCACGCCCAAGGGCGACTGCGCCAGCAAGGGCGCCTTCGATCTCATCAGCCTCTTCAAGGAGGCCCTCCACGAGCACGGGCTCTCGGGATCGGTGAGGGCGCAGAAGGCGGGCTGCCTCGACCTCTGCGGTCAGGGGCCCTCGGTCGTCGTCTACCCCGAGGGGGTCTTCTACGCCCGGGTGAAGCCCGAGGACGTGAAGACGATCGTCGAGGAGCACCTCGTCGGGGGCAAGCCGGTCGAGCGTCTCCTGGCCGTGCTCTGA
- a CDS encoding carboxypeptidase regulatory-like domain-containing protein produces MKKLLLALAPLLLAPSLASAQPQVVWKDAATPAFDLLTAVALVDDGTSGDQSAGDGLYSLDLSLPADAAAPTAPRTLHYVVVPPGGDLTSAVGAAGGGPMVLALPDGGARVVRIFYGTEADPLEPLTATCTDPATILSCKGYGPIPGVADDWNLQGGFGVVGDLQAHFGGTPWSANSPATSLGAVDPVDTLDLVAAIPLTGGLRIASDPGTLSLGADGWDFSGTLNTGTPYTVDTPAFTRTRIEARLQRGMARVVALPGAVQPPLLTELSLDSAAPFVELHNPSPAPLSLSGIHLGDDGAYLDLGASPTAATPGDFLVRFPAGAALAPGAFASVAFIDAATFSTVHGVAPDFVFSSLPASFTGSIDASAALELVGESFFLFLWQPGDELVVDLDLLVWGAPAAGDEAPDKSGHTVGASTYGTDAMGVNTTPAPADTTIERIDFLESGEARDPAANGVTEPGGERHDETSEPLDTTWQAAAAPTPGAPPPGFSFSVSGIVRDASSGAPLEGAVITATPGGDTATTDASGFYRLPLPDGSYTLAAELWHYVDGGAALTLAGGHQTQDFDLAWIPGVRLAGRVDRADGRPLADARVRLLTSPDLVRMDEVLTATDGTFEFLDVPQGVEVRVSAIKDGFTSRGITLSPSTDVTDIVLVLSPIPVGYAVSGHIEDATTGQALGGARVEIDALGAVATADAAGDFVLTLVPPGDHELQAGATDYAPQTIVLTVVDADVVLPPIQLVQASNALVLRGQITVSGLGVPVSDAEITLASTTGGATQVTHSNALGNYVFGGVAAGTYAFSVSAAGYATHQESALEVRVTTTHDVELSPEGGQGFVLSGVVQLSDESTGSWSGSRVDIEGPGTSGRDNTNGAGEFSFDGLQPGIYRLTASHNGYESASLELAVANDASQSFILQRNEEKPGVLASCLGCGQAGDPRARRTSWLMVALFGLILPLFRRR; encoded by the coding sequence ATGAAGAAGCTGCTGCTCGCGCTCGCGCCCCTGCTGCTCGCGCCCTCCCTGGCCTCGGCCCAGCCCCAGGTGGTCTGGAAGGACGCGGCCACGCCGGCCTTCGACCTGCTCACGGCGGTGGCCCTGGTCGACGACGGCACCTCGGGCGATCAGAGCGCGGGCGACGGCCTCTACTCCCTCGATCTCTCCCTGCCCGCCGACGCGGCAGCGCCCACCGCGCCGCGCACCCTCCACTACGTGGTCGTCCCCCCCGGGGGAGATCTCACCAGCGCCGTGGGCGCCGCGGGCGGCGGCCCGATGGTCCTCGCCCTGCCCGACGGCGGAGCGCGGGTGGTGCGGATCTTCTACGGCACCGAGGCCGACCCCCTCGAGCCCCTCACCGCCACCTGCACCGATCCGGCGACCATCCTCTCCTGCAAGGGCTACGGCCCCATCCCGGGCGTCGCCGACGACTGGAACCTGCAGGGCGGCTTCGGGGTGGTCGGCGACCTCCAGGCCCACTTCGGCGGCACCCCCTGGAGCGCCAACAGCCCCGCCACCTCCCTCGGCGCGGTCGATCCGGTGGACACCCTCGACCTCGTGGCGGCGATCCCGCTCACCGGCGGCCTGCGCATCGCCAGCGATCCGGGCACGCTCAGCCTCGGCGCCGACGGCTGGGACTTCTCCGGCACCCTGAACACCGGCACGCCCTACACCGTCGACACCCCCGCCTTCACCCGGACCCGGATCGAGGCCCGCCTGCAGCGAGGCATGGCCCGGGTCGTCGCCCTGCCCGGGGCCGTGCAGCCTCCCCTGCTCACCGAGCTCTCCCTCGACTCCGCCGCCCCCTTCGTCGAGCTCCACAACCCCTCGCCCGCGCCCCTCTCCCTCTCGGGGATTCACCTCGGGGACGACGGCGCCTACCTCGACCTCGGCGCCTCACCGACCGCCGCCACGCCCGGCGACTTCCTGGTGCGCTTCCCCGCCGGCGCCGCCCTGGCGCCGGGGGCCTTCGCCAGCGTCGCCTTCATCGACGCGGCCACCTTCTCGACGGTTCACGGCGTCGCCCCCGACTTCGTCTTCTCGAGCCTGCCGGCGAGCTTCACCGGCTCCATCGACGCCAGCGCCGCCCTCGAGCTGGTGGGCGAGAGCTTCTTCCTCTTCCTCTGGCAGCCCGGCGACGAGCTGGTCGTCGACCTCGACCTCCTGGTCTGGGGCGCCCCCGCCGCCGGGGACGAGGCCCCGGACAAGTCCGGCCACACCGTCGGCGCGAGCACCTACGGCACGGACGCGATGGGCGTGAACACCACCCCGGCGCCCGCGGACACCACGATCGAGCGGATCGACTTCCTCGAGTCGGGCGAGGCGCGCGACCCGGCCGCCAACGGCGTCACCGAGCCCGGCGGGGAGCGGCACGACGAGACCAGCGAGCCCCTCGACACCACCTGGCAGGCCGCCGCCGCGCCCACGCCGGGCGCGCCCCCTCCGGGCTTCTCCTTCTCGGTGAGCGGGATCGTGCGGGACGCGAGCTCCGGCGCGCCCCTCGAGGGCGCGGTGATCACCGCGACGCCGGGCGGAGACACCGCCACCACCGACGCCTCCGGCTTCTACCGCCTGCCCCTGCCCGACGGCAGCTACACCCTCGCCGCCGAGCTCTGGCACTACGTCGACGGCGGCGCCGCCCTCACCCTGGCGGGCGGGCACCAGACCCAGGACTTCGACCTGGCCTGGATCCCCGGCGTCCGCCTCGCGGGCCGGGTGGATCGGGCCGACGGGCGGCCCCTGGCCGACGCCCGGGTGCGGCTCCTGACCTCTCCCGACCTCGTGCGCATGGACGAGGTGCTGACCGCCACCGACGGCACCTTCGAGTTCCTCGACGTCCCCCAGGGGGTCGAGGTCCGGGTCTCGGCGATCAAGGACGGCTTCACCTCCCGGGGGATCACCCTCTCCCCCTCCACCGACGTCACGGACATCGTCCTCGTCCTCTCCCCGATCCCGGTCGGCTACGCCGTCTCCGGCCACATCGAGGACGCCACCACCGGCCAGGCCCTCGGCGGCGCCCGGGTGGAGATCGACGCCCTCGGGGCCGTCGCCACCGCCGACGCCGCGGGCGACTTCGTGCTCACCCTGGTGCCCCCGGGAGATCACGAGCTCCAGGCCGGCGCCACCGACTACGCGCCCCAGACCATCGTCCTCACGGTGGTCGACGCCGACGTCGTCCTGCCGCCGATCCAGCTGGTCCAGGCCTCCAACGCCCTGGTGCTGCGAGGCCAGATCACGGTGTCGGGGCTGGGCGTGCCGGTCTCCGACGCCGAGATCACGCTGGCCTCCACCACCGGCGGCGCCACCCAGGTGACCCACAGCAACGCCCTGGGCAACTACGTCTTCGGCGGCGTGGCGGCCGGCACCTACGCCTTCAGCGTGAGCGCGGCGGGCTACGCCACCCACCAGGAGAGCGCCCTCGAGGTGCGGGTCACGACCACCCACGACGTCGAGCTCAGCCCCGAGGGCGGCCAGGGCTTCGTGCTCTCCGGCGTGGTGCAGCTCTCCGACGAGAGCACCGGCAGCTGGAGCGGCAGCCGCGTCGACATCGAGGGGCCCGGGACCTCCGGGCGCGACAACACCAACGGCGCCGGCGAGTTCTCCTTCGACGGGCTGCAGCCGGGCATCTACCGGCTCACCGCGAGCCACAACGGCTACGAGAGCGCCAGCCTGGAGCTCGCCGTGGCGAACGACGCCTCCCAGAGCTTCATCCTCCAGCGCAACGAGGAGAAGCCGGGGGTGCTGGCCTCCTGCCTCGGCTGCGGCCAAGCCGGCGACCCCCGCGCCCGGCGGACCAGCTGGCTGATGGTGGCCCTCTTCGGCCTGATCCTGCCCCTCTTCCGGCGGCGCTGA
- a CDS encoding kelch repeat-containing protein produces the protein MAYPRSISPRPGAFQRCLRALLGAALLLFGEAGCARDVGDLNLLIVRSPVVQEEPLDPELVKWLGIRAEGPGMGVRTLEEPFVQGETSRLPHVEVGPERTLQLEGRVSEGGAVVSRGRSVPLEILPGRTEVELFVGLVGRFSTSSGGPLLEPRGEAHLLPVAPGLLFLVGGREAPGGALPGALEAFDPTRGERTISGDCRGGGFLCLRWPRTHHAALPAADGVLVLGGADDTGLIGEIERCTVAGCSVWGTLDEPRRDPAAAPSGEARGGGGFLVGGEGSTGPLPSVDRVVADGRLVPAPPLPSARTRAAAAVAGDGTLVVFGGLGAAGTALPGAVRLRADATSFELVEGAADAGRADAVAVTLPDGRVLFVGGRHSDGTPSDEVDLYDPEAGAICPVGTLRRPLADHSVSPLPHGGALVAGGLGAGEAVTNEVSRLDTRFVPSGATCATVRDTLEVAPAGRLRHARHHHAAATAANGLVVVAGGYGETGEGVGTIEVYVP, from the coding sequence ATGGCGTACCCACGCAGCATATCGCCCCGCCCGGGGGCGTTCCAGCGCTGCCTCCGGGCCCTGCTGGGGGCCGCCCTGCTGCTCTTCGGGGAGGCGGGCTGCGCGCGGGACGTGGGCGATCTGAACCTCCTGATCGTCCGCTCGCCCGTGGTGCAGGAGGAGCCCCTGGATCCGGAGCTGGTGAAGTGGCTGGGGATCCGCGCCGAGGGGCCGGGCATGGGTGTGCGGACCCTGGAGGAGCCCTTCGTCCAGGGGGAGACCAGCCGCCTGCCCCACGTCGAGGTCGGGCCCGAGCGGACCCTCCAGCTCGAGGGCCGGGTCAGCGAGGGGGGCGCGGTGGTCAGCCGGGGCCGGAGCGTTCCCCTGGAGATCCTCCCCGGCCGGACCGAGGTCGAGCTCTTCGTCGGGCTGGTGGGGCGCTTCTCCACCAGCAGCGGCGGACCCCTCCTCGAGCCCCGGGGCGAGGCCCACCTCCTGCCGGTGGCGCCGGGCCTGCTCTTCCTGGTGGGGGGGCGCGAGGCGCCGGGCGGCGCGCTCCCGGGCGCCCTGGAGGCCTTCGATCCCACCCGGGGTGAGCGCACGATCTCCGGCGACTGCCGGGGGGGAGGCTTCCTCTGCCTGCGCTGGCCGCGCACCCACCACGCGGCGCTGCCGGCGGCCGACGGGGTGCTGGTCCTCGGGGGCGCCGACGACACGGGCCTGATCGGCGAGATCGAGCGCTGCACGGTCGCCGGCTGCTCGGTCTGGGGGACCCTCGACGAGCCCCGGAGGGATCCGGCGGCGGCCCCCTCCGGCGAGGCCCGCGGGGGCGGCGGTTTCCTGGTGGGCGGCGAGGGCTCCACCGGCCCGCTGCCCTCGGTCGACCGGGTGGTGGCCGACGGCCGCCTGGTCCCGGCGCCGCCCCTGCCGAGCGCGCGGACGCGGGCCGCGGCGGCGGTGGCCGGCGACGGCACCCTGGTGGTCTTCGGCGGGCTGGGAGCGGCGGGCACCGCCCTGCCCGGCGCGGTGCGGTTGCGCGCCGACGCCACCAGCTTCGAGCTGGTCGAGGGCGCAGCGGACGCCGGCCGGGCCGACGCCGTCGCGGTGACCCTCCCCGACGGCCGCGTCCTCTTCGTGGGGGGGCGCCACAGCGACGGGACGCCCTCCGACGAGGTCGATCTCTACGATCCCGAGGCCGGGGCCATCTGCCCGGTGGGGACCCTGCGGCGGCCCCTGGCCGACCACTCGGTCAGCCCGCTGCCCCACGGCGGAGCGCTGGTGGCAGGCGGCCTGGGCGCCGGGGAGGCCGTGACCAACGAGGTCAGCCGCCTCGACACGCGCTTCGTCCCCTCCGGCGCCACCTGCGCGACGGTGCGGGACACCCTGGAGGTCGCTCCGGCCGGAAGACTACGGCACGCCCGTCATCACCACGCGGCGGCGACGGCTGCGAACGGCCTCGTCGTGGTCGCCGGCGGCTACGGGGAGACCGGCGAGGGCGTGGGGACGATCGAGGTTTACGTTCCGTAG
- a CDS encoding sigma 54-interacting transcriptional regulator, which translates to MSAGDRTDVLPTGRPVAGRRELTLLVVEGPLAGQRVTVGEAPLVLGKDPAADLTLPDAAVSRRHCVLEPTESGHRIKDLGSTNGTFVDGIRITEAFLRIGARIKVGNVVLLFQPIYASAEVGPSDATTFGSLVGRSLVMRQIFGLFERVAPTDATLLLTGETGTGKGAAARAVHDHGNRKDGPFVVFDCGAVSPTLIEGELFGAEKGAYTGAVAARAGACEEADGGTLFLDEIDDLPLELQPKLLRVLEEREVRRLGSHKPRKLDLRVIAASKVDLEVSVKEGRFREDLYFRLAVVRVDLPPLRDRTDDLPLLADRFLGEAGAWEGLSPTLREQLGAHTWPGNLRELRNILDRLRYLGLQEAEGVALGGPAAAAREGGTVSEADYLRPFKEAKESLLEAFEREYLERLLERAGGKIAVAAREAHLNRKYFYDLLKKHGLYQKDRGGEP; encoded by the coding sequence GTGAGCGCGGGCGATCGCACGGACGTCCTCCCCACCGGCCGGCCCGTCGCCGGCAGGCGGGAGCTGACCCTCCTGGTGGTGGAGGGCCCGCTGGCTGGCCAGCGGGTCACCGTGGGCGAGGCCCCCCTGGTCCTGGGCAAGGATCCGGCGGCTGACCTGACCCTGCCCGACGCCGCGGTCTCCCGCCGCCACTGCGTGCTCGAGCCCACCGAGAGCGGCCACCGCATCAAGGACCTGGGCTCGACCAACGGCACCTTCGTCGACGGGATCCGGATCACCGAGGCCTTCCTGCGGATCGGCGCCCGCATCAAGGTGGGCAACGTCGTCCTGCTCTTCCAGCCGATCTACGCCTCGGCCGAGGTCGGCCCCTCCGACGCCACCACCTTCGGGTCGCTCGTCGGGCGGAGCCTGGTCATGCGGCAGATCTTCGGCCTCTTCGAGCGGGTGGCCCCCACCGACGCGACCCTCCTGCTCACCGGCGAGACCGGCACCGGCAAGGGCGCCGCGGCGCGGGCGGTGCACGACCACGGCAATCGCAAGGACGGCCCCTTCGTGGTCTTCGACTGCGGCGCGGTGAGCCCCACCCTCATCGAGGGCGAGCTCTTCGGCGCCGAGAAGGGCGCCTACACCGGCGCCGTGGCCGCCCGGGCGGGCGCCTGCGAGGAGGCCGACGGCGGCACCCTCTTCCTCGACGAGATCGACGATCTGCCCCTCGAGCTCCAGCCCAAGCTGCTGCGGGTCCTCGAGGAGCGAGAGGTCCGCCGCCTCGGCAGCCACAAGCCCCGCAAGCTCGACCTGCGGGTGATCGCCGCCTCGAAGGTGGACCTCGAGGTCTCGGTGAAGGAGGGGAGGTTCCGCGAGGATCTCTACTTCCGCCTGGCCGTGGTGCGGGTCGATCTGCCCCCCCTGCGCGATCGCACCGACGATCTGCCGCTGCTGGCCGATCGCTTCCTGGGGGAGGCCGGCGCCTGGGAGGGCCTCTCCCCTACCCTGCGCGAGCAGCTCGGCGCCCACACCTGGCCTGGCAACCTGCGCGAGCTGCGCAACATCCTCGACCGGCTGCGCTACCTCGGCCTGCAGGAGGCCGAGGGCGTGGCCCTGGGCGGCCCCGCCGCGGCCGCCCGCGAGGGCGGCACGGTCAGCGAGGCCGACTACCTGCGCCCCTTCAAGGAGGCGAAGGAGTCGCTCCTCGAGGCCTTCGAGCGCGAGTACCTCGAGCGCCTGCTCGAGCGCGCCGGCGGGAAGATCGCCGTGGCGGCGCGAGAAGCCCACTTGAACCGGAAGTACTTCTACGATTTGCTCAAGAAGCACGGCCTCTATCAGAAGGACCGAGGAGGGGAACCATGA
- a CDS encoding tetratricopeptide repeat protein, with protein MHRLTPFALLALLVPLIVGPGCTTAKKEVRDPPYVEQLRVRITKVRHALMETRRTISLSQGAPYLPELYVRLAELTSEEAKYHYRVAYEREQRSTKALHVPQVRLLKEQAISTYRMVLRRFPKTPLAPRILFNIGHEYRELGEYEEMQKALDELGDKHPTHPLAGEARLVMGDYYFDKNELPKASEYYAKILAGEAGKVTGLALYKLAWVHVNEGDCKKALDAFERAIAAARTYSEKTQSSGKVSDQDIDVRREALVDLTYCYSRERKPDQAVDYVRKLAFNRDAYIAALEKLAARYSIMNQSVGAMEVGRELLSLAPDTEDRLDDGRMLYGALKRSRRFHEIGDDIRLLTRVAIRGAHRPGRSAESRDRLLEEFEAYARDLATRAQKRALRKRSTRAFKNQVARAYTAYLDAFPHTEHRPEMLLNLADMQAELGRPLTAGRRYIEAATGIQEPAEQADALYDAVVQLQTSLEKASEQTHVQRVVARSGLRRAGTELLGHETTPDRARKVKFAIAKTLYDEGRHREAIDLLNAVAYEYPGTVEARASVHMVLDSFNTINDFEGLMAAGHRFLAEGSPADAALQGEIKPIVVAAEQRRLDELSLKAAGDEGGGLVELEKFAARYEGTDLGERALLNTFVAARAAGDSDALYRLGDELGQKYAKSEQLPGVLSTLARTAAARYEYDKSIEFFRKAADANPQDKVQLMTAAGALKEELADLRAAEAYYEEALKAADGPAREGPASALAILLEKKGDAKEIVDRLSKLGADAGPEVLARLGLAQLALGKVDEAEGSLAGVLDATSGASGEAIARAHYGMAEVLNAALVSYEPAGDVMGIQEFIALVEVTEQSYLNAARQGSPVYTAVALSRYAHMARTTSERFSRMTIPEGLSAEDVAQVKGAFESRSKEMSAQADQAVAACAEQAWAGHVFNVAIRWCLSGDLPKTPTVPSEPLVERTAPQIPGLEELRLTLSRNPEDLDALRELGTRLLDGGDPHAARLVFAKAAASGGGPLETNLLGIASWMTGDRTGALEAFAQAAEGGLEAGRQNIAMGLRKLGLADAATKALEKYPEGDGGGRLLPGAGGGGAL; from the coding sequence ATGCATCGACTGACGCCCTTCGCCCTGCTCGCCCTCCTCGTCCCGCTGATCGTCGGCCCGGGCTGCACCACCGCGAAGAAGGAGGTGCGCGATCCGCCCTACGTCGAGCAGCTGCGGGTGCGCATCACCAAGGTGCGCCACGCCCTGATGGAGACCCGGCGCACCATCTCCCTCTCCCAGGGCGCGCCCTACCTCCCCGAGCTCTACGTCCGCCTCGCCGAGCTGACCTCCGAGGAGGCGAAGTACCACTACCGGGTCGCCTACGAGCGCGAGCAGCGCAGCACCAAGGCCCTCCACGTGCCGCAGGTGCGGCTGCTCAAGGAGCAGGCCATCAGCACCTACCGCATGGTGCTGCGCCGCTTCCCCAAGACCCCCCTGGCCCCCCGCATCCTCTTCAACATCGGCCACGAGTACCGCGAGCTGGGCGAGTACGAGGAGATGCAGAAGGCCCTGGACGAGCTGGGCGACAAGCACCCGACGCACCCCCTGGCCGGCGAGGCGCGGCTGGTGATGGGCGACTACTACTTCGACAAGAACGAGCTGCCCAAGGCCTCCGAGTACTACGCCAAGATCCTCGCCGGCGAGGCGGGGAAGGTCACCGGCCTGGCGCTCTACAAGCTGGCCTGGGTGCACGTGAACGAGGGCGACTGCAAGAAGGCCCTCGACGCCTTCGAGCGGGCCATCGCCGCTGCCCGGACCTACTCCGAGAAGACCCAGTCCTCGGGCAAGGTCTCGGACCAGGACATCGACGTCCGCCGCGAGGCGCTGGTCGATCTCACCTACTGCTACAGCCGCGAGCGGAAGCCCGACCAGGCCGTCGACTACGTGCGCAAGCTGGCCTTCAACCGGGACGCCTACATCGCCGCCCTGGAGAAGCTGGCGGCCCGCTACAGCATCATGAACCAGTCGGTGGGCGCGATGGAGGTGGGCCGGGAGCTCCTCTCCCTGGCCCCGGACACCGAGGATCGCCTCGACGACGGCCGGATGCTCTACGGCGCCCTGAAGCGCTCGCGCCGCTTCCACGAGATCGGCGACGACATCCGCCTGCTCACCCGCGTCGCCATCCGCGGCGCCCACCGGCCGGGGCGCAGCGCCGAGTCGCGGGATCGCCTCCTCGAGGAGTTCGAGGCCTACGCCCGGGACCTCGCCACCCGCGCCCAGAAGCGCGCCCTGCGCAAGCGCTCGACCCGGGCCTTCAAGAACCAGGTCGCCCGGGCCTACACCGCCTACCTCGACGCCTTCCCCCACACCGAGCACCGCCCGGAGATGCTCCTGAACCTGGCGGACATGCAGGCCGAGCTCGGCCGCCCCCTCACCGCCGGCCGCCGCTACATCGAGGCCGCCACCGGCATCCAGGAGCCCGCAGAGCAGGCCGACGCCCTCTACGACGCGGTGGTGCAGCTGCAGACCTCCCTGGAGAAGGCCAGCGAGCAGACCCACGTGCAGCGGGTGGTCGCCCGCTCGGGACTGCGCCGCGCCGGCACCGAGCTGCTCGGCCACGAGACGACCCCCGATCGCGCCCGGAAGGTGAAGTTCGCCATCGCCAAGACCCTCTACGACGAGGGCCGCCACCGCGAGGCCATCGATCTGCTCAACGCCGTGGCCTACGAGTACCCGGGCACGGTCGAGGCGCGCGCCTCGGTGCACATGGTCCTCGACTCGTTCAACACCATCAACGACTTCGAGGGGCTGATGGCCGCTGGCCACCGCTTCCTGGCCGAGGGCAGCCCGGCCGACGCCGCCCTGCAGGGCGAGATCAAGCCCATCGTCGTCGCCGCCGAGCAGCGGCGCCTCGACGAGCTCTCGCTGAAGGCCGCCGGCGACGAGGGCGGCGGGCTGGTGGAGCTCGAGAAGTTCGCCGCCCGCTACGAGGGCACCGACCTGGGTGAGCGCGCCCTCCTCAACACCTTCGTGGCCGCGCGCGCCGCCGGCGACAGCGACGCCCTCTACCGCCTCGGCGACGAGCTGGGCCAGAAGTACGCCAAGAGCGAGCAGCTCCCGGGCGTGCTCTCCACCCTCGCTCGCACCGCCGCGGCCCGCTACGAGTACGACAAGTCCATCGAGTTCTTCCGCAAGGCCGCGGACGCGAACCCGCAGGACAAGGTGCAGCTGATGACCGCCGCCGGCGCCCTCAAGGAGGAGCTGGCCGATCTGAGGGCCGCCGAGGCCTACTACGAGGAGGCCCTGAAGGCCGCCGACGGCCCGGCCCGGGAGGGCCCCGCCTCGGCCCTGGCCATCCTGCTCGAGAAGAAGGGTGACGCCAAGGAGATCGTCGATCGCCTCTCGAAGCTCGGCGCCGACGCCGGCCCCGAGGTGCTCGCCCGCCTGGGCCTGGCGCAGCTGGCGCTGGGCAAGGTCGACGAGGCTGAGGGCTCCCTCGCCGGCGTCCTCGACGCCACCAGCGGGGCCTCGGGCGAGGCCATCGCCCGGGCTCACTACGGGATGGCGGAGGTGCTCAACGCCGCGCTGGTCTCCTACGAGCCCGCCGGCGACGTCATGGGCATCCAGGAGTTCATCGCCCTGGTCGAGGTCACCGAGCAGAGCTACCTCAACGCCGCCCGCCAGGGCTCGCCGGTCTACACCGCGGTCGCCCTCTCTCGCTACGCCCACATGGCGCGGACGACCTCCGAGCGCTTCTCCCGGATGACCATCCCCGAGGGCCTCTCGGCGGAGGATGTCGCCCAGGTGAAGGGCGCCTTCGAGAGCCGCTCGAAGGAGATGAGCGCCCAGGCCGACCAGGCGGTCGCCGCCTGCGCCGAGCAGGCCTGGGCCGGGCACGTCTTCAACGTCGCCATCCGCTGGTGCCTCTCGGGCGACCTGCCCAAGACCCCCACCGTCCCCTCCGAGCCGCTGGTGGAGCGCACCGCGCCCCAGATCCCCGGCCTGGAGGAGCTGCGGCTCACCCTCTCCCGCAACCCCGAGGACCTGGACGCCCTCCGCGAGCTGGGCACCAGGCTGCTGGACGGCGGTGATCCCCACGCGGCCCGGCTGGTCTTCGCCAAGGCGGCGGCCAGCGGCGGCGGTCCGCTCGAGACCAACCTCCTGGGCATCGCCAGCTGGATGACCGGCGACCGCACCGGCGCGCTCGAGGCCTTCGCCCAGGCCGCCGAGGGCGGGCTGGAGGCGGGACGGCAGAACATCGCCATGGGCTTGCGCAAGCTCGGGCTGGCCGACGCGGCCACCAAGGCCCTGGAGAAGTACCCCGAGGGCGACGGTGGCGGCCGCCTGCTGCCCGGCGCCGGTGGCGGAGGAGCGCTCTAG
- a CDS encoding tetratricopeptide repeat protein, which yields MGCRSSAAGLVAIVLAAGCSTTLKPGDREAAFAVAVEVGQSRRPEAAARATWAYLSGATEDDPRYDRAVRLMARAAESMGFSYAASLWYLEIAQARRDVTLLPEAVRGLERIILGGPHDEEVLINGFLGSAELSELPPDIQAFVDFHQGVASIRNDLDHWASDRFSRIPESSIYFARMKYVRAVELVKKGKLKEAAEAFEAILELDALDEALKADVHRSLARLHFENGKYDDALEHYQIIREMAPGDPELLLEMAWAHYYEGDSRRALGLLYALDAPVYADLIAPERFLLEALCLRRLCQFGPARNAAIRLAQRHGDAVGDIYSGVPLGQSKVLQAAAAERGLTRKIALYRKRLEEEKGRIALVQGTIGAGLANELHKIYDAGIAEAKRREAEMMALEVDELADALLQAEEGVRLILHELGVALLRGRRPPEGATEATAVEIPTGGDQVFYRFEGEFWTDELDDFVVYAEDRCID from the coding sequence TTGGGATGTCGATCTAGTGCCGCAGGCCTCGTCGCGATCGTACTCGCGGCGGGCTGCAGCACGACGCTGAAGCCGGGGGACCGCGAGGCGGCCTTCGCGGTCGCCGTCGAGGTCGGCCAGTCGCGCCGGCCCGAGGCCGCGGCCCGGGCCACCTGGGCCTACCTCTCGGGGGCCACCGAGGACGACCCGCGCTACGACCGGGCCGTCCGCCTCATGGCCCGCGCGGCCGAGAGCATGGGCTTCAGCTACGCCGCCTCTCTCTGGTACCTCGAGATCGCCCAGGCCCGCCGGGACGTCACCCTCCTCCCCGAGGCCGTGCGCGGCCTCGAGCGGATCATCCTCGGCGGTCCCCACGACGAGGAGGTCCTGATCAACGGCTTCCTCGGCTCGGCCGAGCTCTCGGAGCTGCCGCCCGACATCCAGGCCTTCGTGGACTTCCACCAGGGGGTCGCCTCGATCCGCAACGACCTCGATCACTGGGCCTCGGATCGCTTCTCGCGCATCCCCGAGAGCAGCATCTACTTCGCCCGGATGAAGTACGTGCGGGCGGTCGAGCTGGTGAAGAAGGGCAAGCTGAAGGAGGCCGCCGAGGCCTTCGAGGCCATCCTCGAGCTCGATGCCCTGGACGAGGCGCTGAAGGCCGACGTCCACCGCTCGCTCGCGCGCCTCCACTTCGAGAACGGCAAGTACGACGACGCCCTCGAGCACTACCAGATCATCCGCGAGATGGCCCCGGGCGACCCCGAGCTGCTCCTGGAGATGGCCTGGGCCCACTACTACGAGGGTGACTCGCGGCGGGCGCTCGGCCTGCTCTACGCCCTCGACGCGCCGGTCTACGCCGACCTCATCGCCCCCGAGCGCTTCCTCCTCGAGGCCCTCTGCCTGCGCCGGCTCTGCCAGTTCGGCCCCGCCCGCAACGCGGCCATCCGCCTGGCGCAGCGCCACGGCGACGCGGTGGGTGACATCTACAGCGGCGTGCCCCTCGGCCAGTCCAAGGTGTTGCAGGCCGCCGCGGCCGAGCGCGGCCTGACCCGCAAGATCGCCCTCTACCGGAAGCGGCTGGAGGAGGAGAAGGGGCGGATCGCCCTGGTCCAGGGCACCATCGGCGCCGGCCTCGCCAACGAGCTGCACAAGATCTACGACGCCGGCATCGCCGAGGCGAAGCGGCGGGAGGCGGAGATGATGGCCCTCGAGGTCGACGAGCTCGCCGACGCCCTGCTGCAGGCCGAGGAGGGGGTGCGCCTCATCCTCCACGAGCTCGGCGTCGCCCTCCTGCGCGGCCGCCGCCCTCCCGAGGGCGCCACCGAGGCCACCGCGGTCGAGATCCCCACCGGCGGCGACCAGGTCTTCTACCGCTTCGAGGGCGAGTTCTGGACCGACGAGCTCGATGACTTCGTCGTCTACGCGGAGGACCGATGCATCGACTGA